The following proteins are co-located in the Massilia litorea genome:
- a CDS encoding DUF2970 domain-containing protein, protein MEQNEQPRRKASFAASMKAVFWSFFGVRKRRDYEDDAVNLNPVHVIVAALLGVAIFIGVLLLLVKLAVAQ, encoded by the coding sequence ATGGAACAGAACGAACAGCCGCGCCGCAAGGCTTCGTTCGCGGCCTCGATGAAGGCCGTGTTCTGGTCCTTCTTCGGAGTGCGCAAGCGGCGCGATTACGAGGATGACGCGGTGAACCTGAATCCGGTTCACGTGATCGTGGCGGCGTTGCTGGGTGTCGCGATATTTATCGGCGTGCTGTTGTTGTTGGTGAAGCTAGCGGTTGCACAATAA
- a CDS encoding cytochrome c oxidase assembly protein — MSYTPIERLRLNRSTFGKLVVVAVAMFGFGYALVPVYRQVCEVLGINVLTQKDGTVERPANTQVDTTRTITVELDGNSQGPWRFRPTTRSIEVHPGELATVVYEVVNTQARAVKAQAIPSYAPQSATPHFKKVECFCFREQLMQPNEARQMPVVFFIDPKLPKEVKTITLSYTFFEVSGAVAAK; from the coding sequence GTGAGCTACACGCCTATCGAACGCCTGCGCCTGAACCGCTCCACCTTCGGCAAGCTGGTGGTGGTGGCGGTGGCGATGTTCGGCTTCGGCTATGCGCTGGTGCCGGTCTACCGCCAGGTCTGCGAGGTACTCGGCATCAATGTGCTGACCCAGAAGGACGGTACGGTCGAGCGCCCGGCGAACACCCAGGTCGACACCACGCGCACGATCACGGTGGAACTCGATGGCAACTCGCAGGGGCCGTGGCGCTTCCGTCCGACCACGCGCAGCATCGAGGTGCATCCGGGCGAATTGGCGACCGTGGTCTACGAAGTGGTGAATACCCAGGCGCGCGCCGTGAAAGCGCAGGCGATCCCGAGTTACGCGCCACAGTCGGCGACGCCGCATTTCAAGAAGGTCGAGTGCTTCTGCTTCCGCGAGCAGCTCATGCAGCCGAACGAAGCGCGCCAGATGCCGGTGGTATTCTTCATCGACCCGAAGCTGCCGAAGGAAGTCAAAACGATCACGCTGTCGTACACCTTCTTCGAGGTGTCCGGCGCGGTGGCGGCGAAATAG
- a CDS encoding cytochrome c oxidase subunit 3, which yields MSVSKTAPHYFVPGPSMWPMAGGFSMLVTMLGASGWVNGASWGPGVCLAGIVSMLVVLYFWFGDAIQESETGQYSQRIDSSFRWSMSWFIFSEVMFFAAFFGALFYARAISMPWLADLDHKVLWPDFAAQWGNTGPAGTVEAFSTMGPFPIPTINTALLLTSGVTLTIAHHALREGHRRNTAVFLFFTILLGAIFMGFQAYEYIHAYHELNLKLTSGIYGSTFFMLTGFHGFHVTMGAIMLSVVLYRVLKGHFTADHHFGFEGAAWYWHFVDVVWLGLYVVVYWL from the coding sequence ATGAGTGTGTCAAAGACCGCGCCGCATTATTTCGTGCCGGGCCCCTCCATGTGGCCGATGGCCGGCGGCTTCTCGATGCTGGTGACCATGCTCGGCGCGTCCGGCTGGGTCAACGGCGCCTCCTGGGGACCTGGCGTCTGCCTGGCCGGCATCGTATCGATGCTGGTGGTGCTGTATTTCTGGTTCGGCGACGCCATCCAGGAGTCGGAAACCGGCCAGTACAGCCAGCGCATCGATTCTTCCTTCCGCTGGTCGATGAGCTGGTTCATCTTCTCTGAGGTCATGTTCTTTGCCGCCTTCTTCGGCGCGCTGTTCTATGCCCGCGCGATCTCGATGCCCTGGCTGGCCGATCTCGACCACAAGGTGCTGTGGCCCGACTTCGCCGCCCAGTGGGGCAATACCGGCCCGGCCGGCACGGTCGAAGCCTTCAGCACGATGGGGCCGTTCCCGATCCCGACGATCAACACCGCCTTGCTGCTGACCTCGGGCGTGACGCTGACCATCGCCCACCACGCGCTGCGCGAGGGGCATCGCCGCAATACGGCCGTGTTCCTGTTCTTCACGATCCTGCTGGGCGCGATCTTCATGGGCTTCCAGGCCTACGAATACATCCACGCCTACCATGAGCTGAACCTGAAGCTGACCTCGGGCATCTATGGCTCCACCTTCTTCATGCTGACCGGCTTCCACGGCTTCCACGTGACCATGGGCGCGATCATGCTGTCGGTGGTGCTCTACCGTGTGCTGAAGGGGCATTTCACGGCCGATCACCACTTCGGTTTCGAAGGCGCGGCCTGGTACTGGCACTTCGTCGACGTCGTATGGCTGGGCCTGTACGTCGTGGTCTACTGGTTGTAA
- a CDS encoding cytochrome oxidase small assembly protein — protein MNQPTKPNAKARNVRTALVLALVAAFFFAAVILKRLWM, from the coding sequence ATGAATCAGCCGACGAAGCCGAACGCCAAGGCGAGGAACGTTCGAACAGCTTTGGTGCTGGCTCTGGTTGCCGCGTTCTTCTTCGCGGCCGTCATCCTCAAGCGCCTGTGGATGTGA
- a CDS encoding twin transmembrane helix small protein, whose product MKTFIAIAFILIIASLGSALFFLMKDKGRSNRTVQALAMRVGLSITLFLIVLASYKMGWIHPTGIR is encoded by the coding sequence ATGAAAACCTTCATCGCCATCGCCTTCATCCTGATCATCGCCAGCCTCGGCTCGGCGCTGTTCTTCCTGATGAAGGACAAGGGCCGCAGCAACCGCACGGTGCAGGCGCTGGCGATGCGGGTCGGCCTGTCGATCACGCTGTTCCTGATCGTGCTCGCATCCTACAAGATGGGCTGGATCCACCCGACCGGCATCCGCTGA
- a CDS encoding SURF1 family protein encodes MRLAFRFRVIPFLATVVLVVLGIVLGNWQTRRAEEKLGIAARLAERGAQAPVVYGSGGGVDGHERVGGAHPTVRKEAAMSGSAVGTHVSPDIEYRRVRVTGEWVPGWPLFLDNRPLNGRAGFVLAMPFKIAGSNKHVLVLRGWLPRDAGDYARLPGFQTPAGTVTIEGIATLSAGHVMQLGGAADIKPGVRVQNVDVDTVAKASGLALMPFFVQQTGQGEGLVRAWPAPDTGVDKHRGYAFQWYALAAMAALFFVITGFRSGRKHVV; translated from the coding sequence ATGCGTTTGGCATTTCGTTTTAGGGTCATTCCGTTCCTTGCCACGGTGGTGCTGGTGGTGCTGGGGATTGTGCTGGGGAACTGGCAGACGAGGCGGGCGGAGGAGAAGCTGGGGATTGCGGCGCGGCTTGCCGAGCGTGGTGCGCAGGCGCCGGTGGTCTACGGTAGCGGTGGTGGTGTGGATGGGCACGAACGCGTGGGCGGTGCCCACCCTACGGTACGCAAGGAGGCGGCGATGTCGGGGAGCGCAGTCGGCACGCATGTGTCCCCGGATATCGAGTATCGGCGGGTGCGGGTTACCGGCGAGTGGGTGCCGGGCTGGCCGCTGTTCCTGGATAACCGGCCGCTGAATGGGCGGGCCGGATTCGTTCTGGCGATGCCGTTTAAAATAGCGGGCTCGAACAAACATGTACTGGTGCTGCGCGGGTGGTTGCCGCGTGATGCGGGCGACTATGCGAGGCTGCCGGGCTTTCAAACGCCGGCCGGCACCGTGACCATCGAGGGCATCGCCACGCTGAGCGCGGGGCACGTCATGCAGCTCGGCGGCGCAGCTGACATCAAGCCGGGCGTGCGGGTGCAGAACGTCGACGTCGACACCGTGGCGAAGGCCAGCGGCCTGGCGCTGATGCCCTTCTTCGTCCAGCAGACAGGGCAGGGCGAAGGCCTGGTGCGCGCGTGGCCGGCCCCGGACACGGGCGTCGACAAACACCGCGGCTACGCCTTCCAGTGGTATGCATTGGCGGCCATGGCTGCCTTATTTTTCGTGATTACAGGGTTTCGAAGTGGAAGAAAACACGTTGTCTGA